The following nucleotide sequence is from Novipirellula galeiformis.
ATCCATTCACGCAGCGGATCGCGGTCGAGTTGCAAGTCACGAGCACGTCGAGCTTCGTCCGCAAGCTTTTGGGCCAAGGCTTCGTTAGCGCCTTCTCGTTTCCGCTGCGCCGCGGCTTCTCGCTTCTTCTGTTCAATCAGTTGCTTCTGGGCCTCGACAACCTTTTCCTTTTCGCCGGGAACAACCATGGGAGTTTGACAGTCGGGACAATGGTCGTAGTTACCCGCCTCCATGAGTGAGGAGGTCAATCGAACCCCGCAATGCAAACAGTCGTATTTGACACTTGATCCGGCCACGTTAGACCGCACCTCGTATTTGGGATTGGGTTTTAAAGTTGTATCCATTTCATCCTTTCAATCGCTGGCCATGACGTAAACCAAAGCTTCTAAAACATCACGCGACCACATCCCAAATCTCCTCGGCGATCTGATGCAATAGCTCATCGAGTTCACCGTTGAATATGCTGTTTAATCGTTGATAGCCGCCCTGCGCTCCGAACTGGCCGCTGTCAACGGTTTGGTGATCGACAACGACTTCTCGCTCGAGTTGTTTGCCAATCCGCTTGAGCCATTTTCGTTGGGGATCGGTCCAGGTACGACTGGCCACGATCTTAGAGATCGCCTGTTTGACTCGTTGCTCGTAAGGAAGCTGCAGCTCGCCCAATTGGCGGATTTTCATCATCGCGGTGTTCGGATTGTCCAGCGAATACCGCTCTGCACGTGCGCCCAATTCGCCCAACAGGGGCTCGATCTTGCTCACGAAATCGAAGTTGGGGGAACGGAGCGGTATCCCGACTTTGTCGCTGTCGTTCAAAAAATACTATCTTTCGCATTTTAAAGTTGCGTTCTTATTCCTAACTCCCCGCATGAGCAAAGGTAATCGATTTTGTTTGGGGCGCTGTCTAACGTGTCGAGTTATGATTTCCTGGAGAAACGGCAATGATGCAACTTCAAGTTTTTGCATCGCGAGGAAGTCTAGATTCAAAGGCACTGGATTGAAAAAAACTCGAAAAGTGCGATCACCGAAGGGGAAGGGCAAGTGGCGGCGGGTTGCCGATTCCCCCGAGCCAACCGAGTTTAGCGGCAAACCCCCTCTGGTGCTACGGCATGACCTACTCCTTGTTGAAAAACGATTCGCCTGTGTCGGTCGATGCAAATTAAAGATTCGGATGCGGTGGCCAACGGCATTAAGGCTTGGGGATGGACAATTCGTACGCTTCGAGAGCGTGGCGCCTTGATCACGGCACCCGGCTTAGCAGACGCCATCAAGGTTCCTGATGATGTTCGAGTAGGGGGCGTTTACGCTGGTGCCGATTCGGACCAGGCTACTGAGGATGCATTCCAGGTTTTTAAGGATAAAGATATTGATGCAGAATGCGTTCCCATCGATTCGATCCAAGAGTATGACGAACCGGCATCGGCATTCGCCCGAGATGAAACGCGAATTGAGGACTGAGGGATGAAGCTTAGGCTTCGAATCTTGGATGGAGTTTTTTTTCCGTAGTCCGACAGGTTGGGATTTTCTGAAAAAAACGGCAATCACGTAACTATTAGGTAATTGATCAAAAAGCTCGAATTTCGAATCGTTGAAGTGGTGAGCCGCTGGATGTGCTGCCAACGGGGTTGGCGGTCCACGATGCGCGAGCTTGGGGGCCATGCAGTATCGTGAGCGGTAAACTTAGAGGGATCGCGATCGTGAGGTTCCGATGCCGACGATCATGCCGCTGATGGCGCCAAACAGATGGCCGTCCCAGGATACGACGGAGTTCCAACGCGGTAGGACTCCGCTCACAAGAGTGACACCGAAAAGAACGCCAACGAGCAAGGCGATGGCGAGCGAGGTGAACTGCTTTTCGCGAATGCCGACGGTGATCAAGTAGGCGATCAAGCCAAACACCAATCCGCTTGCCCCGACGTGATAGGCGCTACGTCCAAAGAGCCACAACAAGGCTCCATTTCCGATGATGATTGCGACGATCGTTGGCCAGGCCCGGTGTCGCGAAGCAACGGTTAGTCCCATCAATATTGCCAACGGGACGCTGTTGGCAATCAAGTGAGTAAAACCGGTATGCAAAAACGGCATCAAGCCGATCCCAGCTAAACCACGCAGCGTTCGTGGTAAAAGCCCGAACTGGTTCAAGTCCAAAGGAACGATGGAATCGACAATGCGGACCAGCCACATCACCATCAGCAGAACCAGAATCGGATAGGCTTGCTTTTTCAAAACGTCGTTCCAATCGAGAACGGAAAGTTATGGTGAATGCGCTGCGTCCCCAACCTTTCCCGCTCCAACGCAAGCTGCACTACTCTTTAGCGTTTGTCGCCGTCCAGGATCGTTTCCACGCAAGACGACCTTCCTTGGGCAATGTCGCGTTCGACTTGCGATGCAAATGGCAGTTTCGATCCCAGACCCTGCGATGGACGCCTTGAGAGCGATCGCAGTGCAACCGTGGTTTCAGTTAGTCCTTGCTGATACCACCGTTGGACGATCTTATCCCACGGTTGGGCGCGCCGCCGACATGCGTCGCGGGTGCCGTGCAAACTTAGCGGGCGGACGCCTCTCACCTATTAGCTGGGGAGGCTGACCTGCGAATGTCGGCCACTCGGAAACGGAGTGTATTGCCGCGACATCGCGAAGAGAAAAACAGGGTGAGTGAGGGGACTCGAACCCCCGACATTTGGAATCACAATCCAACGCTCTAACCAACTGAGCTACACCCACCGTCTGTGTTGCTGGGAATTTACTTTCCTATCGGCTGAGCGTCAACGGCTGTTGGGATCTCAGATTCATGTTTCTTTCAATTGATTCAAAAACGGACGTTTGGTGCGGTTTAGGAGATTTGTGATAGCCGGGGCTGCGGGGGCAACCCGAGCCAGATTGGGGCAAGAGCGAGGAGTTCCTATTGAGACCACCGCGCCACGGCCAGGTTCACGCGGTAGAACAGGAGTCGCTAGAAACAGGACGCGGTCGAACAAGCGGTCGAACAAGGCGTGGGCAATCGAAGCGTGTAATCGAAGCGGGGGCAATGGCGAGAATCGGCTGACGCGTCCGCTGATGCCCCCGAGTCCCATCGCCTCACTCCCCCTGTCAGTCTGCCATTCTGGATTGTTCCGAACGCACCCCAGCGGCCTGAAATAATTTAAGTTGTTTCTGGTGCACGACTTGCAATAAAAAAAATGTCGTCGGCACGCCGCTTGCACTCAGCCAGTGGCAAGTCGTGGCTCCCTGCCATTTGTGCATCCATTCGTTTTGACGCATGGCTAGGGTTTGCCTAAATAACAACTCAAATTT
It contains:
- a CDS encoding type I restriction-modification enzyme R subunit C-terminal domain-containing protein, which produces MSKIEPLLGELGARAERYSLDNPNTAMMKIRQLGELQLPYEQRVKQAISKIVASRTWTDPQRKWLKRIGKQLEREVVVDHQTVDSGQFGAQGGYQRLNSIFNGELDELLHQIAEEIWDVVA
- a CDS encoding rhomboid family intramembrane serine protease: MKKQAYPILVLLMVMWLVRIVDSIVPLDLNQFGLLPRTLRGLAGIGLMPFLHTGFTHLIANSVPLAILMGLTVASRHRAWPTIVAIIIGNGALLWLFGRSAYHVGASGLVFGLIAYLITVGIREKQFTSLAIALLVGVLFGVTLVSGVLPRWNSVVSWDGHLFGAISGMIVGIGTSRSRSL